In Scomber scombrus chromosome 17, fScoSco1.1, whole genome shotgun sequence, the following proteins share a genomic window:
- the LOC133997692 gene encoding toll-like receptor 5, whose translation MRMLALQLVFIAVYIQVRTCYPSCTLHNLVAYCMERHLYAVPALPPNITHIYLELNHISEINSTSLRDFQHLRQLDLGNQRVQLIIRNNAFLRQTNLTRLVLSNNNHLQLEPRAFAGLAKLQYLDLGYCNLDNSILAENYLQQLEALETLDLFGNKIVRLQPGLFFSNLTKFTQLNLKLNQIDRLCEQDLAGFRGKNFTLLNLESNHLDRMFRGKLDWKKCGNPFRGMAFNILDLSRNGFSLSGSRQFFKAIEGTQIHHLIYSGHMGKGFSHDNLRDPDKSTFEGLVNSAVETLDLSKSRIFALQMAVFSPLKNAKIIDISQNEINQIKRNAFDGLQVHLRMLNLSYNLLGEIRSNTFTNLTDLRVLDLSYNHIGVLGYKAFSGLPDLQALNLTGNSLRDLGFPVSLPKLHFLLLGNNNLKSLSSIVNLGMNSTYVNVEENRLTNLEDVYVILTNFKHLQSLFYGGNPIEWCSLDITVPLNNSLQILDLHDISLHTIWTQGKCLDLFDHLENLLGLNLSLNSLAALPEGIFRGLSSIIELNLSSNALTYLQQDVFPVSLKRLDLSKNFLAFPDPTTFQSLLFLSLAEIRFHCDCNLESFLTWLNVTNITFLSPVEDYRCEFPAFLHNLPLLEYFTIVEPCEEDDERAVQDLKFALFIFSAFLVISVILSGLIYARLRGHIFIIYKKVIGRVLEGPKPPPPEEEVQYDVFLCFSNNDYEWVEAALLKKFDKEFSENNILRCCFEARDFIPGVDHLSNNRDAIWGSRKTVCIVSKEFLKDGWCLEVFTLAQGRMLEELTNVLIMLVVGEVAHYQLMKCNAVRAFVERRDYLIWPNDPQDLEWFYERLISQILKNSKVKNPAEDKPEPDIQPQNEDGIQLENIGAIAM comes from the exons ATGAGGATGCTGGCTCTTCAGTTGGTTTTCATTGCAGTGTACATACAG GTACGTACATGCTACCCATCATGTACTCTGCACAACCTTGTGGCTTATTGCATGGAACGGCACCTTTATGCAGTTCCTGCTCTGCCTCCCAACATCACCCACATCTACCTGGAGCTCAACCACATCAGTGAGATCAACAGCACCTCGCTCCGAGACTTTCAGCATTTGAGACAGTTAGATCTTGGAAACCAGCGTGTGCAACTCATAATAAGGAACAATGCTTTCCTCAGGCAGACAAATTTGACTCGGTTGGTGCTAAGCAATAATAATCACCTTCAGCTAGAGCCAAGGGCGTTTGCAGGACTGGCCAAATTGCAATATCTCGATTTGGGTTATTGCAATTTGGACAACTCCATACTGGCAGAAAACTATCTGCAGCAACTTGAGGCCTTAGAAACACTTGACCTCTTTGGTAACAAAATAGTGAGACTCCAACCTGGACTGTTCTTTTCAAATCTCACAAAGTTCACACAGCTAAACCTCAAATTGAATCAGATTGACAGACTATGTGAACAAGATCTTGCTGGTTTTAGGGGGAAGAACTTCACACTCCTGAACTTGGAATCCAACCACTTAGACCGCATGTTTCGAGGAAAACTTGACTGGAAAAAATGCGGAAACCCTTTTAGAGGGATGGCCTTTAATATCCTTGACTTATCTCGCAATGGGTTCAGCTTGAGCGGATCAAGACAGTTTTTCAAAGCAATTGAGGGGACTCAGATTCATCATCTTATATATTCTGGACACATGGGTAAAGGCTTTTCACATGACAACTTGCGCGATCCAgacaaaagcacatttgaaggccTCGTGAACAGTGCAGTTGAAACGTTAGATCTGTCTAAAAGCCGTATATTCGCTCTGCAGATGGCTGTCTTCAGTCCTCTGAAGAATGCGAAAATAATTGATATTTCCCAAAACGAAATCAATCAGATTAAAAGAAATGCCTTTGACGGTCTTCAGGTACATTTAAGAATGCTCAACCTGTCATACAACCTTCTCGGAGAAATACGCTCTAACACATTCACCAATCTGACAGACCTTAGGGTGTTGGATTTGTCTTACAACCACATTGGTGTTTTGGGATATAAGGCATTCAGTGGTCTTCCCGATTTACAAGCCTTAAATCTGACAGGAAATTCACTGCGAGACCTGGGTTTCCCTGTGTCATTaccaaaattacattttctactTTTGGGTAACAATAATTTGAAGTCACTGAGCAGTATTGTTAATTTGGGCATGAACAGTACTTATGTGAATGTTGAAGAAAACAGATTAACAAACTTGGAGGATGTTTATGTCATTTTAACTAATTTCAAGCATCTCCAAAGTCTTTTCTATGGTGGCAACCCCATCGAGTGGTGCAGTCTGGACATTACAGTACCTCTCAATAACAGCTTGCAAATTCTGGATCTTCATGATATTTCCCTGCACACAATTTGGACGCAAGGGAAGTGCCTTGATCTGTTTGATCATCTAGAGAATCTCCTCGGTCTGAATTTAAGCCTCAACTCACTTGCGGCTCTCCCTGAAGGGATTTTCAGAGGCCTCAGCTCGATCATAGAGCTTAACCTCTCGTCTAATGCCTTGACCTATCTGCAGCAGGATGTCTTTCCTGTCAGCCTTAAAAGACTTGACCTGTCAAAAAACTTCTTGGCATTTCCAGACCCTACAACCTTTCagtctcttctctttctcagcCTTGCGGAAATTCGGTTCCACTGCGATTGCAATCTTGAGAGCTTCCTAACATGGCTGAACGTGACCAATATAACCTTCCTGAGTCCAGTTGAGGACTACAGATGTGAGTTTCCAGCATTTCTTCACAACCTCCCTCTGCTGGAGTACTTCACTATCGTTGAGCCATGtgaagaagatgatgagagAGCTGTCCAAGATCTTAAGTTTGCTCTATTCATCTTCTCTGCCTTCCTTGTAATCAGCGTCATCCTCAGTGGGCTTATTTATGCCCGTTTGCGTGGGCACATATTCATTATCTACAAAAAGGTAATTGGCCGAGTTCTTGAGGGTCCAAAACCCCCCCCTCCTGAGGAGGAGGTACAGTATGATGTCTTCCTCTGCTTTAGCAACAATGACTACGAGTGGGTGGAAGCTGCTTTGCTGAAGAAGTTTGATAAAGAGTTTTCAGAGAACAACATCCTGCGCTGTTGTTTTGAGGCCAGAGACTTCATTCCAGGTGTTGATCACCTTTCCAACAACAGAGATGCCATCTGGGGCAGCAGGAAGACCGTGTGCATCGTCTCCAAGGAGTTTCTGAAAG ACGGCTGGTGCCTGGAGGTGTTCACTTTGGCCCAGGGGCGGATGCTGGAAGAACTGACAAACGTCTTAATTATGTTGGTGGTAGGGGAG GTGGCTCACTACCAGCTGATGAAATGCAACGCAGTCAGAGCTTTCGTCGAAAGGAGAGACTATCTCATCTGGCCAAACGACCCTCAGGACCTGGAGTGGTTTTATGAGCGTCTCATCTCACAGATACTCAAAAACTCCAAGGTGAAAAATCCTGCTGAGGACAAACCAGAGCCTGATATCCAACCTCAGAATGAAGACGGGATCCAGCTTGAGAACATCGGGGCAATTGCCATGTGA
- the thbd gene encoding thrombomodulin → MKDVRGLLVVVLTALMGRVGGIEPSNGYCIGNQCFTVLHDSSDFVTAQNQCTKQSGNLMTVRSSVSHDSLVILLGNSTGRYWIGLHRPTGCPSTDAALRGYEWVTKDSESDFYNWANFNSSCSSPRCVSVAFEDDFKWFQDPCEGQAAGFLCEYNFQEPCESLQVAVDETVTYRIPMGFEGEDLLSLPPGSIATRMPSETTYVCFTEQWLQAPWSCEIHEGGCEYKCAEDPNSVPSCYCPTGQIINPANKVTCEMATEDPCLHLRCQHGCFKAGDSYTCMCDHGYKLAPDGRSCVDFNDCKDERQCPGENFMCVNIPGGFQCACKDGYKLISDVCVDVDECVSAPCEHQCDNSPGSYNCSCYDGYKEDPDSPNKCKLHCGLEECLAICDPNNKFECYCPEGYIAEEREDHTVCIDMDECSFFTCDQGCKNLFGSYVCTCSRGYTLVDQFKCEKNEDWELDEHSSTAPNTVTPTPFMPYPDPTLQPSGVTVGGLVGIIVCTVFLIVLVVFLAHHFLSGRGKMESAAALKVPEGEAHGLHRVTGDMS, encoded by the coding sequence ATGAAGGATGTTAGGGGACTGTTGGTCGTCGTGTTGACTGCCTTGATGGGAAGGGTCGGCGGGATAGAGCCGAGTAACGGATACTGCATTGGGAACCAGTGCTTCACGGTGCTCCACGATTCCAGCGATTTTGTAACCGCTCAGAATCAATGCACAAAACAAAGTGGCAACTTAATGACGGTGCGCTCGTCTGTATCCCATGATAGTCTTGTTATCTTGTTAGGGAACTCTACGGGGCGGTACTGGATCGGTTTGCATCGACCGACCGGCTGTCCCAGCACTGATGCTGCGCTGAGAGGCTATGAATGGGTGACTAAAGACAGCGAAAGTGACTTCTACAACTGGGCGAATTTTAACAGCAGCTGCTCGTCTCCCCGCTGTGTCTCAGTCGCCTTCGAGGATGATTTTAAATGGTTCCAGGATCCATGCGAAGGACAAGCTGCCGGGTTTCTCTGTGAGTACAACTTCCAGGAACCGTGTGAAAGTCTACAGGTTGCCGTGGACGAGACTGTGACCTACAGGATCCCCATGGGGTTTGAGGGCGAGGATTTGCTGTCTCTTCCCCCTGGAAGCATCGCTACTAGGATGCCGTCTGAGACCACATACGTGTGCTTCACTGAACAGTGGCTCCAGGCACCCTGGAGCTGCGAAATCCACGAAGGTGGTTGTGAATACAAATGCGCTGAGGACCCCAATAGTGTCCCCTCCTGCTACTGCCCGACGGGACAAATCATCAACCCTGCTAATAAAGTCACCTGCGAGATGGCCACAGAAGACCCGTGCCTGCACCTGCGCTGCCAGCACGGATGCTTCAAAGCCGGTGATTCTTACACGTGCATGTGTGACCATGGCTACAAACTGGCGCCTGACGGCAGGTCGTGCGTGGACTTCAATGATTGTAAGGACGAAAGGCAGTGTCCCGGTGAGAACTTCATGTGTGTCAACATTCCTGGCGGGTTTCAGTGCGCCTGCAAGGATGGATACAAGTTGATCAGCGACGTGTGCGTCGACGTGGACGAGTGCGTATCTGCCCCATGCGAGCACCAATGTGACAACTCACCTGGTAGTTACAATTGCTCTTGTTATGATGGTTATAAAGAGGATCCAGATTCCCCTAATAAGTGTAAACTCCACTGTGGTTTGGAGGAATGCCTTGCGATATGCGACCCAAATAATAAGTTCGAATGCTACTGCCCTGAAGGCTACAtagcagaggaaagagaggaccATACAGTTTGCATAGATATGGATGAATGCTCTTTCTTTACTTGTGACCAAGGCTGCAAAAACTTATTCGGCAGCTATGTGTGCACTTGCTCTCGAGGATACACTCTAGTTGATCAGTTCAAGTGCGAAAAAAATGAGGATTGGGAATTAGATGAACACAGCTCCACAGCTCCAAACACCGTCACACCAACACCATTTATgccatatccagatccaacatTGCAACCCTCAGGGGTAACAGTGGGGGGTCTGGTTGGGATAATAGTGTGCACTGTCTTCTTAATTGTGCTGGTGGTTTTTCTGGCTCATCACTTCCTCAGCGGtagaggaaagatggagagcgCCGCTGCGCTCAAGGTTCCGGAGGGTGAGGCTCACGGTTTACACCGGGTGACAGGTGACATGAGTTAA
- the LOC133997694 gene encoding thrombomodulin-like, translating to MTSTTHALLICVTFLCGMEETVLSQHGLCAGNQCVAIFQEPKIFSEAQTKCKSSDGKLFETNSDSQVPERLFSGINGNFWLGTAKKSAGSQSCFSVYALVGHNLTSQQKPCEKKLDGYVCQYQLEEPCRRLEVDEGALVRYNTSHQGFEVKDSETFPQGTMAVAERAGVKYPDTKHLCFSKTWLRAPWNCEVMQGGCEHGCNSTTGSCNCPTGETLHPNNITCTEDPCKECQHTCQRGVDTHVCKCNTGYKLAKDGKRCVDINECKEKSPCTGEGEECVNTEGGFQCNCKDDYVKEDGVCVNVSICSKCEHMDCEKLNGIYQCKCREGFRVAAWDPTKCEIICTKQDCLAKCNYEADKEPMDQVCYCPEGYIKDLQNNTVYCTDIDECDTYPCQHTCENVFGSFSCSCNEYYELDSNGHDCVPRTTDYYDGSGSPPTLPPEQPTPPASPQPAILPPYIKTGSILGITLFMSLCAVLVCFVVRNMFKRCSKLELPSIKGADIDIFYLQQVTTETYKRLSIDKQFKTDSQRL from the coding sequence ATGACTTCTACAACACACGCTCTGCTTATTTGCGTGACTTTCCTCTGCGGGATGGAGGAAACAGTCCTCTCCCAGCACGGACTTTGCGCCGGGAATCAGTGTGTTGCAATTTTCCAGGAACCTAAAATTTTTTCTGAGGCACAGACAAAATGCAAAAGCTCGGACGGAAAGTTGTTCGAGACAAACTCGGACTCGCAAGTGCCGGAGAGGTTATTCAGCGGGATCAATGGTAATTTCTGGCTGGGGACTGCAAAGAAATCGGCAGGTTCCCAAAGCTGCTTTTCTGTCTATGCGCTGGTGGGACATAACCTCACATCTCAACAGAAGCCGTGTGAAAAGAAACTGGATGGATATGTGTGCCAATATCAATTAGAAGAGCCTTGCAGACGTTTAGAGGTAGACGAGGGCGCACTGGTGAGGTACAACACCTCTCATCAGGGCTTCGAGGTGAAGGATTCAGAGACGTTTCCACAAGGAACCATGGCTGTAGCGGAAAGGGCTGGCGTCAAATATCCGGACACGAAGCATTTATGTTTCTCTAAGACATGGTTGCGGGCTCCCTGGAATTGCGAGGTGATGCAGGGCGGCTGTGAGCACGGCTGCAATTCTACAACAGGCTCTTGCAACTGTCCCACAGGGGAAACTCTCCATCCCAACAACATCACCTGCACCGAAGATCCGTGCAAAGAGTGTCAACACACGTGCCAAAGGGGGGTCGACACACACGTGTGCAAGTGCAACACGGGTTACAAGCTGGCGAAAGATGGGAAGAGGTGTGTGGACATCAATGAGTGCAAGGAGAAGAGCCCCTGTACAGGTGAGGGTGAAGAGTGTGTGAACACCGAGGGAGGGTTTCAGTGCAATTGCAAAGATGACTACGTGAAGGAGgatggagtgtgtgtgaatgttagtatCTGTTCTAAATGTGAGCACATGGATTGTGAGAAATTAAATGGGATTTATCAGTGTAAGTGTCGAGAGGGGTTCAGGGTGGCAGCGTGGGACCCCACCAAGTGTGAGATAATCTGCACAAAGCAAGACTGTCTGGCCAAATGCAACTACGAGGCCGATAAGGAGCCTATGGACCAGGTCTGCTACTGTCCTGAAGGCTACATTAAAGACCTTCAAAACAACACTGTTTATTGCACAGACATCGACGAATGTGACACTTACCCGTGTCAACACacttgtgaaaatgtgtttggtaGTTTCAGCTGTAGCTGCAATGAATATTACGAGCTGGATAGTAATGGACATGATTGTGTACCACGCACCACGGACTACTATGACGGCTCAGGCTCACCTCCAACACTCCCACCAGAACAACCAACCCCGCCAGCCAGTCCGCAACCAGCCATACTACCGCCTTACATCAAGACCGGTAGCATCCTGGGTATAACCCTGTTCATGAGTCTGTGCGCGGTGCTAGTGTGTTTCGTGGTCCGAAACATGTTCAAACGTTGCAGCAAACTTGAACTCCCCTCCATCAAAGGGGCTGATATAGATATCTTCTATCTGCAGCAGGTGACCACAGAGACGTATAAGAGATTATCCATTGACAAACAGTTTAAAACCGACTCACAAAGACTTTAA